A genome region from Nitrospira sp. includes the following:
- a CDS encoding OmpA family protein, translated as MSRGIIFSVGLFALTLLAFLCIPRHLPVTSSATGHPAFSAHIENGQLTLSGAVASEDAKAAVIARAQDLSKNLRLRVTDNLEIIEHGEAAGWEATLPALLTQMVTLQHHQATISLSGQTATVKGAAASTDAKTKLLHDMASLLGTSVHVQDQLTVASAGSVSQANLGSAGQPSATPHASRAQVQAGLDEVLRGEHIAFESNSAVLTHKGRAVIDKLVPALKRAPDAVIEIGGHTDSYGDPDYNLQLSRTRAESVRQYLVEHQVSNRLTAVGYGSTRPLSQDRTRAASKKNRRIEFRVKEER; from the coding sequence ATGTCGCGCGGAATTATTTTCAGCGTAGGACTCTTCGCCCTCACATTACTGGCGTTCCTCTGTATCCCTCGACACCTGCCGGTGACGTCGTCGGCCACCGGTCACCCTGCGTTCAGTGCCCACATTGAAAACGGCCAGCTGACCCTCTCCGGCGCGGTCGCCAGCGAGGACGCCAAAGCCGCCGTCATCGCGCGCGCACAGGATCTCTCAAAGAATCTCAGGCTCCGTGTCACCGACAACCTCGAGATCATCGAACACGGCGAGGCCGCCGGATGGGAAGCCACCCTCCCCGCACTCCTCACCCAGATGGTTACCCTCCAGCACCATCAAGCTACCATCTCACTCTCAGGTCAGACAGCCACGGTGAAAGGCGCGGCCGCAAGCACCGACGCGAAGACCAAACTGCTCCATGATATGGCTTCATTACTGGGAACCTCCGTACACGTGCAGGATCAGTTGACCGTGGCCTCGGCCGGTTCCGTGAGTCAGGCCAACCTTGGTTCCGCCGGCCAGCCGTCCGCCACGCCGCATGCCTCCCGTGCGCAAGTGCAAGCCGGACTGGATGAGGTCCTGCGGGGCGAACATATCGCCTTCGAAAGTAATAGCGCGGTCCTCACCCACAAAGGGCGCGCCGTGATCGACAAGCTCGTGCCGGCGCTCAAACGGGCGCCCGACGCGGTCATCGAAATCGGCGGGCACACCGACTCGTATGGCGATCCCGACTACAACTTGCAACTGAGTCGCACCCGAGCGGAATCCGTCCGGCAATACCTGGTCGAACATCAGGTGTCGAATCGGTTGACCGCCGTTGGGTATGGATCAACACGCCCCCTGAGCCAGGACCGGACGCGCGCCGCATCCAAGAAAAACCGGCGCATCGAATTTCGCGTGAAAGAGGAACGGTGA
- the purD gene encoding phosphoribosylamine--glycine ligase, with amino-acid sequence MKILVVGGGGREHAMVWKIAQSPRKPQIFCAPGNAGIEGLATCVPIKADDLEGLKAFALKEQIDLTVVGPEAPLALGIADEFRKARLKIFGPTKAAARLESSKSFSKDIMAANRIPTAAARSFERMDEALAYLDEQPVPIVVKADGLAQGKGVVVATTREEAKQAVRDAMENSVFGQAGHRVLIEEFLDGEEVTLMAFTDGKTVVPMVPAQDHKRVGDGDTGPNTGGMGAYAPAPIATAALREQVMRQVLQPTVDALARLGCPFQGVLYAGLMVVKGIPYVLEFNARMGDPETEVVLPLLKTDLVEVMEAVVEHRLDGLTVEWHPDTAVCVVMTSPGYPGFYLTGIPIQGLPVLSGESRVAVFHAGTKRDSNRVVTAGGRVLAITAWGPSLLDARAQVYQAVPSILFEGCHYRTDIAHRALPHNS; translated from the coding sequence GTGAAGATTCTTGTTGTCGGTGGTGGTGGGCGCGAACATGCCATGGTGTGGAAGATCGCCCAAAGTCCGAGGAAGCCGCAGATATTTTGCGCACCGGGGAATGCGGGCATCGAAGGTCTTGCCACCTGCGTGCCGATCAAGGCCGATGATCTTGAGGGCCTCAAGGCGTTTGCCCTCAAAGAGCAGATCGATCTCACCGTGGTGGGCCCTGAGGCGCCGCTGGCCTTGGGTATTGCGGATGAATTTCGCAAGGCGCGACTGAAGATATTCGGTCCGACCAAAGCCGCCGCTCGATTGGAATCCAGCAAGAGTTTTTCCAAAGACATCATGGCCGCCAATCGGATCCCAACCGCAGCCGCGCGCAGTTTCGAGCGGATGGATGAGGCGCTGGCCTATCTGGACGAGCAGCCGGTTCCGATTGTCGTCAAGGCGGACGGGCTCGCACAGGGCAAAGGCGTGGTGGTGGCTACGACGCGCGAGGAGGCCAAGCAGGCGGTCCGCGATGCGATGGAGAACTCCGTGTTCGGTCAAGCCGGACATCGTGTGTTGATCGAAGAATTCCTGGACGGCGAAGAGGTAACGCTCATGGCGTTCACCGATGGGAAGACTGTGGTGCCCATGGTGCCGGCTCAGGACCATAAGCGTGTGGGAGACGGCGACACCGGTCCGAATACCGGCGGGATGGGTGCCTACGCCCCGGCGCCGATTGCCACGGCCGCGCTTCGTGAACAGGTCATGCGTCAGGTGCTGCAACCAACTGTGGATGCGCTCGCTCGCCTGGGTTGCCCCTTTCAAGGTGTGCTCTACGCGGGACTCATGGTCGTCAAGGGTATCCCCTATGTACTGGAGTTCAATGCGCGTATGGGAGATCCTGAAACTGAAGTCGTGCTGCCGCTCTTGAAAACCGATCTGGTCGAGGTGATGGAGGCGGTGGTCGAGCACCGTCTGGATGGACTGACCGTGGAGTGGCATCCGGATACGGCCGTCTGCGTGGTGATGACGTCGCCGGGTTATCCCGGTTTCTATCTGACCGGCATCCCCATTCAGGGGCTGCCTGTTTTATCCGGCGAGTCACGTGTCGCGGTGTTTCACGCCGGCACGAAGCGGGATTCGAATCGTGTGGTGACTGCGGGGGGACGAGTTCTAGCGATCACCGCCTGGGGGCCGTCCTTGCTCGATGCGCGGGCGCAGGTTTATCAAGCCGTGCCGTCGATTCTGTTTGAAGGATGCCATTATCGAACCGATATCGCGCATCGCGCCTTGCCTCACAACAGCTGA
- the coaD gene encoding pantetheine-phosphate adenylyltransferase — protein MKIAVYPGTFDPITHGHSDIIRRGFRMFEKVIVAIAPNPGKHPFFTVKERLEMVGLVTKDLPNLEVTTFEGLLVDFVRECGAHAILRGLRAISDFEHEFQMALINRKLAETVETVFLMPSEEYSYLSSTIIKDVASHGGSLQDFVHPEVARRLQERIRSFKG, from the coding sequence ATGAAGATCGCCGTCTATCCCGGTACATTCGACCCGATCACGCATGGACACAGCGACATCATCCGACGCGGGTTTCGGATGTTCGAAAAGGTGATTGTGGCGATCGCGCCCAACCCTGGCAAACACCCGTTCTTCACGGTGAAGGAACGCCTGGAGATGGTGGGACTGGTGACCAAAGATCTGCCGAACCTCGAAGTCACGACCTTCGAAGGGCTGCTGGTAGACTTTGTGCGAGAATGCGGTGCCCATGCTATTCTGCGCGGCCTACGGGCAATTTCTGATTTCGAACATGAGTTTCAGATGGCGCTCATCAATCGCAAACTGGCGGAAACCGTCGAAACGGTCTTCCTGATGCCCAGTGAGGAATATTCCTATTTGTCTTCCACCATCATTAAGGATGTCGCCAGCCATGGCGGGTCGCTCCAGGACTTTGTGCACCCCGAAGTGGCTCGGAGGCTCCAAGAACGAATTCGGAGTTTCAAAGGATGA
- a CDS encoding L-threonylcarbamoyladenylate synthase: MALVLPFTDATCDRVLPDVRRVLDAHGVVALPTETYYGLAVRPTDDAALRHLIELKGRPSDKPILVLIGSRDQLPQLVQSIPPAAAFLMDLFWPGPLTIVFPAAPDLSALLTGGTGTIGVRYVPLPQLRHLLQHTGPLTGTSANRASEPPLDHAAAVQGALGEGLELILDGGPTPGGLPSTMVDACDRPQLIRAGVLATDVIRTALARQGYELSS, translated from the coding sequence ATGGCTCTGGTCCTTCCCTTTACAGATGCAACCTGCGACCGCGTTCTACCTGATGTCAGGCGGGTGTTAGATGCGCATGGCGTGGTCGCGCTGCCTACCGAGACCTACTACGGCCTGGCAGTCCGTCCGACGGATGATGCGGCGCTCCGCCACCTGATTGAGTTGAAGGGGCGGCCCTCCGATAAGCCGATTCTGGTGCTCATCGGCAGTCGAGACCAATTGCCTCAGTTGGTGCAGTCGATTCCACCCGCCGCCGCCTTTCTTATGGATCTGTTCTGGCCCGGCCCGCTTACCATCGTGTTTCCTGCGGCGCCCGATCTGTCGGCGCTGTTGACGGGGGGAACGGGAACGATCGGAGTGCGGTATGTTCCCTTGCCTCAGCTCCGGCATTTGCTGCAGCACACTGGCCCCCTGACCGGAACCAGCGCCAATCGTGCTTCAGAACCCCCGCTCGACCACGCAGCGGCGGTGCAGGGCGCGTTGGGGGAGGGCCTGGAGCTCATTTTGGATGGAGGGCCTACGCCGGGAGGTCTCCCCTCTACCATGGTCGATGCGTGCGACCGCCCGCAGCTGATTCGAGCCGGGGTGCTGGCGACGGACGTGATCCGTACGGCCCTTGCGCGCCAAGGTTACGAACTTTCATCATGA
- the purH gene encoding bifunctional phosphoribosylaminoimidazolecarboxamide formyltransferase/IMP cyclohydrolase yields MASIARALISVSDKTGVVEMAKGLAALGAEVLSTGGTAKALREAGVAVTDVAAYTGSPEILDGRVKTLHPKIHGGLLGRRRVPDHVAQMQQHGIGNIDVVVVNLYPFESTIAKPNCPFEEAIENIDIGGPSMLRSAAKNHEDVLVLVDPADYGRVVEALKAGSVTPALRRELAMKVFQHTARYDSLIAGYLEKQVQGSEVKFPAILSLQFERVETLRYGENPHQQGAFYREMNAKEPAVSRGKILHGKAMSYNNFLDSNSALELVKEFDQTAVAIIKHNNPCGCALGATPVEAYVKARATDPVSAFGGVIAFNRPVDLAAAKEITSTFVEVVIAPGFAEDALAELKRKKDIRLLDVGPLSKATAEGYDLKKLVGGLIVQDRDLGVIKDIKALAVPTSRKPTEQEYAACAFAWVVCKHVKSNAIIYGRPGEIVGIGAGQMSRVDSVKLAVMKAQSPVKGCVMASDAFFPFRDGIDAAAEAGITCVIQPGGSIRDPEVTKAVDEHGMAMILTGMRHFRH; encoded by the coding sequence ATGGCCAGCATTGCGCGGGCACTGATCAGTGTTTCTGATAAGACCGGAGTCGTTGAGATGGCCAAGGGACTGGCGGCCCTGGGGGCCGAAGTGTTGTCTACCGGTGGAACTGCGAAGGCGTTACGCGAGGCGGGTGTAGCGGTCACCGACGTGGCCGCCTATACGGGGTCCCCGGAGATTCTGGACGGGCGCGTGAAAACGTTGCATCCGAAAATTCATGGCGGACTGCTCGGCCGCCGTCGGGTTCCCGATCATGTGGCGCAGATGCAACAACATGGCATCGGTAACATCGATGTCGTGGTGGTCAATCTCTACCCCTTTGAATCGACGATTGCAAAGCCCAATTGTCCGTTCGAGGAGGCCATTGAAAATATCGACATCGGCGGTCCGTCGATGTTGCGATCCGCCGCGAAGAACCATGAAGACGTGCTGGTCTTGGTTGATCCCGCTGATTACGGCCGTGTGGTGGAAGCGCTGAAAGCCGGTTCCGTCACGCCCGCGTTGCGACGGGAATTGGCGATGAAGGTGTTTCAGCATACGGCTCGGTACGACAGTTTGATCGCCGGATATCTTGAAAAGCAGGTGCAGGGGAGCGAGGTGAAATTTCCCGCCATTCTCTCGCTGCAGTTTGAGCGTGTGGAGACCTTGCGGTACGGAGAAAACCCGCATCAGCAGGGGGCGTTCTATCGTGAAATGAACGCCAAGGAGCCGGCCGTGTCGCGCGGGAAAATTCTGCACGGCAAGGCCATGTCCTATAATAACTTCCTCGACTCCAATTCAGCGCTGGAGCTGGTGAAAGAGTTCGATCAGACCGCTGTGGCGATCATCAAGCACAATAACCCCTGCGGTTGCGCACTCGGCGCGACGCCGGTGGAAGCGTATGTGAAGGCGCGCGCGACTGACCCCGTGTCGGCATTCGGTGGCGTGATTGCGTTCAACCGGCCGGTGGATCTGGCCGCGGCAAAGGAAATCACCTCGACCTTCGTCGAGGTCGTCATCGCCCCGGGCTTCGCCGAGGATGCCTTGGCTGAACTCAAGCGCAAGAAGGACATCCGTCTTCTGGATGTGGGACCGCTGAGCAAGGCGACTGCGGAAGGGTACGATCTCAAGAAGCTGGTCGGCGGGTTGATCGTGCAGGATCGCGACTTGGGCGTGATCAAGGACATTAAGGCGTTGGCGGTTCCGACCTCGCGCAAGCCGACCGAACAGGAATATGCCGCCTGCGCGTTTGCCTGGGTGGTCTGCAAACATGTGAAGTCCAATGCCATCATTTATGGGCGGCCGGGCGAAATCGTGGGCATCGGAGCCGGACAAATGAGTCGGGTGGACTCGGTGAAGCTGGCCGTCATGAAAGCTCAGTCGCCAGTGAAGGGCTGCGTGATGGCATCCGATGCATTTTTCCCGTTCCGTGACGGCATCGATGCGGCTGCGGAAGCCGGCATTACCTGTGTGATTCAGCCTGGTGGTTCGATCCGCGACCCCGAGGTGACGAAGGCCGTGGATGAACATGGGATGGCGATGATACTCACGGGCATGCGCCACTTCCGCCACTAA
- the rsmD gene encoding 16S rRNA (guanine(966)-N(2))-methyltransferase RsmD: MRVIAGLHRGRRLYGPRGQAIRPTSDRVKEALFSILGERTTGARVLDLYAGTGSIGIEALSRGAAHVTFVETDRQALRLVNSNLEQCGLQQSAQVCACQVSQFFRRATQCSGPYDIVFCDPPYQLTPEVIAMAQKWDAGWLADDAVLILEHGKNAEIPQTLGPLSQVKRYDYGDTALTRFHVTPKASQSQ, translated from the coding sequence ATGCGCGTCATCGCAGGGCTTCATCGGGGCCGACGGTTGTATGGTCCCAGAGGACAGGCGATTCGACCGACGTCCGACCGAGTGAAAGAGGCCCTCTTTTCGATCCTTGGCGAACGGACCACGGGAGCTCGTGTGCTCGACCTCTATGCCGGTACCGGCTCGATCGGAATTGAAGCGCTGAGCCGTGGAGCGGCACATGTGACTTTTGTGGAAACTGATCGTCAGGCCCTGCGCCTGGTCAACTCGAATCTTGAGCAGTGCGGTCTCCAACAATCCGCCCAAGTCTGCGCCTGCCAGGTCAGCCAGTTTTTCAGGCGGGCAACCCAGTGTTCAGGCCCTTACGATATTGTGTTTTGCGATCCGCCCTATCAATTGACCCCGGAAGTCATCGCCATGGCGCAGAAATGGGACGCCGGATGGCTGGCCGACGACGCCGTGTTGATCCTTGAGCACGGAAAGAATGCGGAGATTCCCCAAACCCTGGGGCCGCTCTCTCAGGTCAAACGGTACGACTACGGTGATACCGCGCTCACACGATTCCACGTCACACCGAAAGCATCCCAATCCCAATGA
- a CDS encoding pyridoxal phosphate-dependent aminotransferase, with protein MKLAARVGRIVPSPTLSITATAKSMAAQGIDVIDFASGEPDFDTPEPVKAAAEAAIRAGFTKYTPSSGIDELRGAIADKLKEEQGLHYEKSQILVSCGAKHSLYNVAEALLEAGDELIIPVPFWVSYQDQTLLNDATPVLLQTREEDGYTINQDALEAVITPRTKAIIVNSPCNPTGATYDRNTLEGIAAVAMRHDLVIISDEIYEKVLYDGTQHISIATLSPEVAARTVVINGVSKAYAMTGWRIGYAAGPKPLLTAMANIQSQSTSNPCSISQKAAVAALRLGNPFTKTMVAEFDRRRRVMVERLNTMPGVTCRMPTGAFYAFPNVSGLLGKRWKDQPIGSAANLATYLLSEAQVAVVPGEPFGSNIHIRLSYATAMEAIERGLTRIDAALRRLS; from the coding sequence ATGAAACTTGCAGCCCGTGTCGGACGAATTGTCCCCTCCCCAACCCTCAGCATTACCGCCACCGCCAAATCGATGGCGGCACAAGGGATCGATGTCATCGATTTCGCATCCGGAGAACCGGACTTCGATACGCCCGAACCGGTGAAGGCAGCGGCAGAAGCTGCCATTCGCGCCGGCTTCACGAAATATACACCCTCATCGGGCATCGACGAATTGCGCGGAGCAATTGCGGATAAGTTAAAGGAAGAACAAGGACTCCATTACGAGAAGTCCCAGATCCTCGTGTCCTGCGGCGCCAAACATTCGCTGTACAATGTCGCGGAGGCGCTGCTTGAAGCAGGGGATGAACTGATTATCCCCGTCCCCTTCTGGGTCTCCTATCAGGACCAGACCCTGCTCAACGACGCCACACCCGTCCTCCTCCAGACGCGCGAAGAAGACGGATATACGATCAACCAAGATGCCCTGGAAGCGGTCATCACCCCACGGACCAAAGCCATCATCGTCAACAGTCCCTGCAACCCGACCGGTGCCACCTACGACCGGAACACCCTCGAGGGGATTGCGGCTGTCGCCATGCGCCACGACCTGGTCATCATCTCGGACGAGATCTACGAGAAAGTGCTGTACGATGGCACCCAGCACATCAGCATTGCGACCTTGAGTCCGGAAGTGGCAGCACGAACTGTGGTCATCAACGGAGTTTCGAAAGCCTACGCCATGACCGGCTGGCGTATCGGGTACGCCGCGGGACCAAAGCCCCTCCTGACGGCCATGGCCAATATTCAAAGCCAGAGCACCTCGAACCCCTGTTCGATTTCGCAAAAGGCCGCGGTAGCGGCGCTGCGCCTTGGCAATCCCTTCACCAAAACCATGGTGGCAGAGTTTGACCGTCGCCGCCGCGTCATGGTCGAGCGTCTCAATACCATGCCCGGCGTGACCTGTCGTATGCCCACGGGGGCGTTTTATGCGTTCCCGAATGTGAGCGGCCTGCTGGGCAAGCGCTGGAAGGATCAACCCATCGGCTCCGCAGCGAATCTGGCAACCTATTTACTGAGCGAGGCCCAAGTCGCGGTGGTGCCCGGTGAACCGTTCGGAAGCAACATCCATATTCGACTGTCCTATGCGACCGCCATGGAGGCGATTGAGCGAGGACTGACCCGGATCGATGCGGCGCTCCGTCGTTTATCCTGA
- the fusA gene encoding elongation factor G has product MNVPLTESIRNVAVVSHAGSGKTSLVEALAYCAGSLSAPGSIFTGTTVSDFEPEEIHHRTSVNTAVLRCSYHDHLLQLLDTPGSPSFIGETRSALRVADGVVLVVSAVTGVRSALQRLWSMIREAGLPCVVFVNDLDKDDTVFDNTVEALTKELEMTAVPLILPMGNGAQLGDTVDLLQNRVVTSRPDHSQSQQEPVPPEWRDRVDQARRRVTELVAEGDEALLERYLTDGALTEEALLEGLRAGVQRGLLVPIVGGSALRQIGVHSLLQTLVDLLPSPTDRARVAPLQGEALMEGGEPVNRQPRPSDPFSAVVFKTLIDPFVGRLSYVRVYSGTLESDTAVYNSTRQVRERGGHLFSIFGKKYTPITRAVAGEIVAIGKLKDSLTGDTLCDEHAPVRYPGIPCPRPVVSFAIDPKSKTDIEKVSLGLHKLIEEDPSLEFVRHLETKEMVLSGMGQLHIDVALEKLHRKYGAEVIVHAPKIPYRETIRSVAQAQGKYKKQTGGHGQYGDCWLEVGPLPRGQGFEFENKIVGGAIPRNFVPAVEKGVVEALHEGPLAGYPAVDVRVTVYDGSYHVVDSSELAFKIAGSMGVKKALESAHPILLEPLMTVEVEVPAECVGAVLGDLNARRGRIVLVEANGHIEIVKALVPQAEMLNYAASLNSLTGGQGSYAMEYAQYEEVPRELAGRIVEEHKMERHGAVAH; this is encoded by the coding sequence ATGAACGTTCCCCTCACCGAATCCATCAGGAATGTGGCTGTGGTATCGCATGCGGGATCGGGCAAAACCTCGTTAGTTGAAGCACTGGCGTACTGCGCGGGCAGTCTCTCCGCTCCCGGATCTATCTTTACTGGAACCACCGTGTCGGATTTCGAACCGGAGGAAATCCATCATCGTACCTCAGTCAACACGGCCGTCCTTCGTTGCTCCTATCACGATCACCTCCTCCAGCTTCTCGATACCCCGGGGTCGCCCAGCTTTATCGGCGAGACGCGATCGGCGTTGCGTGTGGCCGACGGCGTGGTGCTGGTCGTGAGTGCGGTCACGGGCGTGCGTAGTGCTCTCCAGCGGCTCTGGTCGATGATCCGTGAGGCCGGGTTACCCTGTGTCGTGTTCGTCAATGACTTGGACAAGGACGACACCGTATTCGACAACACGGTGGAAGCCCTGACCAAGGAATTGGAAATGACGGCTGTTCCGCTGATCCTGCCGATGGGTAACGGTGCGCAACTGGGCGACACCGTGGATCTGTTGCAGAATCGTGTGGTGACATCCCGGCCGGACCACTCGCAATCACAGCAAGAGCCGGTGCCGCCTGAGTGGCGAGACCGAGTTGATCAAGCCAGGCGTCGCGTGACGGAGCTCGTGGCAGAGGGAGACGAGGCCCTGCTCGAACGGTATTTAACCGACGGCGCATTGACGGAGGAGGCGTTACTGGAAGGACTGCGGGCCGGAGTCCAACGCGGGTTGCTGGTGCCCATCGTCGGAGGATCGGCTTTGCGACAGATCGGGGTGCACTCGCTCCTGCAGACTCTCGTCGATCTATTGCCCTCACCAACTGATCGGGCCCGAGTCGCACCGCTGCAGGGTGAGGCGTTGATGGAAGGCGGGGAGCCAGTCAATAGGCAGCCGCGGCCGTCTGATCCATTTTCCGCCGTCGTCTTCAAGACCCTTATTGATCCATTCGTCGGCCGTCTTTCTTATGTGCGGGTTTACTCAGGAACCCTGGAGTCGGATACCGCCGTGTATAACTCCACGCGGCAGGTCAGGGAGCGGGGCGGGCATCTGTTCTCAATTTTCGGCAAAAAATATACGCCGATCACGCGTGCGGTGGCCGGCGAGATCGTTGCGATCGGCAAGCTGAAGGATAGTCTGACGGGGGATACGCTGTGTGATGAACATGCGCCGGTCCGATATCCCGGCATACCATGTCCCAGGCCGGTGGTGTCCTTTGCGATCGACCCGAAATCGAAGACGGATATCGAGAAAGTGAGCTTGGGGCTGCATAAGTTGATCGAAGAAGATCCGAGCCTGGAGTTCGTTCGTCATCTGGAGACGAAGGAGATGGTCTTGAGCGGCATGGGACAGTTGCACATCGATGTCGCGTTGGAAAAGCTGCATCGCAAGTACGGCGCGGAAGTGATCGTGCACGCGCCGAAGATTCCCTACCGCGAAACGATTCGCAGCGTGGCCCAGGCACAGGGGAAATATAAGAAACAGACCGGCGGCCATGGCCAATATGGTGATTGCTGGTTGGAAGTCGGTCCGTTGCCGCGTGGCCAGGGGTTTGAGTTCGAGAACAAGATCGTCGGCGGCGCCATTCCGCGCAACTTCGTACCAGCGGTCGAAAAGGGTGTGGTAGAGGCGCTGCACGAAGGGCCGCTCGCCGGATATCCTGCCGTCGATGTGCGAGTGACCGTCTACGATGGCTCCTACCATGTGGTGGATTCGTCCGAATTGGCCTTCAAAATTGCCGGGTCGATGGGAGTGAAAAAAGCGTTGGAATCGGCCCATCCGATCCTGCTGGAGCCGTTGATGACGGTTGAAGTCGAAGTGCCGGCCGAATGTGTGGGGGCGGTCCTTGGCGATTTGAATGCGAGGCGAGGCCGGATTGTCCTGGTCGAGGCGAACGGCCACATCGAAATCGTTAAGGCTCTGGTGCCCCAGGCCGAGATGCTCAACTATGCCGCGTCGTTAAATTCGTTGACGGGAGGACAGGGGAGTTACGCGATGGAGTATGCTCAATACGAAGAGGTGCCGCGCGAGTTGGCCGGCCGCATCGTTGAGGAACACAAGATGGAGCGCCACGGGGCCGTGGCGCATTGA
- the radC gene encoding DNA repair protein RadC, translated as MTPKKAGRGIGKWPETERPRERLLREGAESLSDAQLLAILLRVGRQDASAVKVGMEVLDRVGGIVGLLHCSAEELCAIPGVGPAKAAQLKSAIEVGKRAVSAPLTTGTRISSSADLFKHYHARLRDLRHEIFAVVLLDAKNQVIRDVTISEGSLTLSIVHPREVFIPAMRASAAGVIFLHNHPSGDPTPSQEDRVLTARLVSAGVLLGIQVLDHLIVGDGRYVSFADQGWLNGEGVTA; from the coding sequence ATGACACCCAAAAAAGCAGGGCGAGGGATCGGAAAATGGCCCGAAACTGAACGCCCGCGCGAACGTTTGCTCCGTGAGGGTGCGGAAAGCCTCTCTGACGCGCAGTTATTGGCCATTCTCTTGCGCGTAGGGCGGCAGGACGCCTCTGCTGTAAAAGTCGGCATGGAGGTGCTGGATCGTGTCGGAGGCATTGTCGGCCTCCTGCATTGCAGCGCCGAGGAGCTGTGCGCCATTCCCGGAGTGGGTCCTGCCAAGGCTGCGCAGTTGAAGTCGGCGATAGAAGTCGGGAAACGCGCGGTGTCCGCGCCGTTGACGACCGGAACACGTATCAGCTCCAGCGCCGATTTGTTTAAGCATTACCACGCCCGGTTGCGGGATCTACGGCACGAAATTTTCGCTGTGGTGTTGCTGGACGCCAAGAACCAGGTCATCCGCGACGTGACGATTTCTGAAGGCAGCCTGACGTTGAGCATCGTGCATCCGAGGGAAGTCTTTATTCCCGCCATGCGTGCGTCTGCCGCCGGAGTCATTTTTCTCCACAATCATCCCAGCGGGGATCCCACGCCAAGCCAGGAGGATCGGGTGTTGACGGCCAGGTTGGTGTCTGCCGGCGTGCTCCTGGGCATTCAGGTCCTGGACCACCTCATCGTGGGGGACGGGCGCTATGTCAGTTTTGCCGACCAGGGGTGGTTGAATGGGGAAGGCGTCACGGCATGA
- a CDS encoding NnrS family protein, with protein MAVVLAQQREREGVKAMGDGMERSAAAPMTAFFSYGFRPFFLGAALFAGVAVPVWILILTGAGNPVLLASARDWHVHEMLFGFLPAVIAGFLLTAVPNWTDRPAIQGRELMGLFILWLAGRVAMAIPLGTPLVSAVVDGAFLVALAGLLWRELAAGHSWGHAPVGVAISLYAAANITFHGLAFTGAETDLALRLALALDLFLLTFIGGRLIPNFTREFLVGQGNRERPAPFSRFDGLSIALVLAAALAWTVQPQAVTTGWIFLVAGAVNFVRLMRWYGWLTWREPLVLSLHVGYGWLVLSMLVLGGALLGTGLVKEDAVHALTTGAVGVMTLAVMTRASLGHTGRPRHAGPATMCIYLLVILGAMLRVFGPGTGLPTNLMFGSAGAAWSGAYLLFALVYGPFLLRPSLDE; from the coding sequence ATGGCGGTTGTGCTTGCGCAGCAGCGTGAGAGAGAGGGAGTGAAGGCGATGGGCGATGGAATGGAACGGAGCGCAGCCGCGCCGATGACGGCGTTCTTTTCGTACGGATTTCGTCCGTTTTTTCTGGGAGCTGCGCTGTTTGCCGGTGTGGCTGTTCCTGTTTGGATTCTGATCCTGACCGGGGCCGGGAACCCGGTCCTCCTCGCCTCCGCTCGCGACTGGCATGTGCACGAGATGCTCTTCGGGTTTCTCCCTGCCGTGATTGCCGGCTTCCTGCTCACGGCGGTGCCTAATTGGACGGATCGCCCGGCCATTCAGGGCCGTGAGCTGATGGGGCTCTTCATCCTCTGGCTGGCGGGACGTGTGGCCATGGCGATTCCTCTCGGGACGCCACTGGTGTCTGCCGTTGTGGATGGGGCCTTTCTCGTCGCGCTTGCGGGTCTGCTGTGGCGGGAACTTGCGGCGGGACACAGTTGGGGCCATGCCCCGGTAGGAGTGGCCATCAGTCTGTATGCCGCGGCGAATATCACCTTTCACGGCCTTGCATTCACTGGCGCGGAGACCGACCTTGCGCTACGCCTGGCCCTCGCGCTCGACCTGTTCCTGTTGACCTTCATCGGTGGACGACTTATCCCAAACTTCACGCGTGAGTTTCTGGTGGGGCAGGGGAATCGAGAACGCCCGGCCCCCTTTTCACGTTTTGACGGGCTCTCGATCGCGCTCGTGCTTGCGGCGGCGCTGGCCTGGACGGTGCAGCCGCAGGCGGTGACAACAGGCTGGATCTTCCTCGTTGCCGGGGCCGTGAATTTTGTTCGCCTCATGCGCTGGTATGGTTGGCTCACCTGGCGTGAACCGCTCGTGCTGAGCCTGCATGTGGGCTATGGCTGGCTCGTCTTGTCCATGCTGGTGCTCGGTGGTGCGCTATTGGGCACTGGGCTTGTCAAGGAAGATGCCGTACACGCGCTGACTACCGGTGCGGTCGGTGTGATGACCCTGGCGGTGATGACTCGCGCCAGCCTCGGCCATACTGGGCGACCTCGGCATGCCGGTCCTGCGACGATGTGCATCTATCTCCTGGTGATACTCGGCGCGATGCTCCGGGTCTTTGGGCCCGGTACCGGTCTTCCGACGAATCTGATGTTCGGCTCCGCCGGGGCTGCGTGGAGCGGCGCCTATCTGCTGTTTGCCCTGGTCTATGGACCGTTCCTGCTTCGTCCAAGCCTCGACGAGTGA